In the genome of Populus trichocarpa isolate Nisqually-1 chromosome 10, P.trichocarpa_v4.1, whole genome shotgun sequence, the window ATTCAAATACATAGAAAAGGCAAAGGGCCGCGTTCCCTTGTGTTGCCCCTCCAGGATTTACTGGCTTGAATACTCCTATTTTCACTGGTGCATAATAATGGCAAGTGTCATTCGCATACAGCTGAAGCTCCTGGCATTTGAAACAAGAAGCATGTGGCAGCAACATAGCCTATCTCGTAGAACTGGGTTCCCAATTCTCTTGGTAATCAATACATATGCTCCCAGCTGATATTGTCAAATCATAGATCGAGCATTCCTCTCTTCCCGCGCTTCAAGGGCATCTACTTCCTCATTTGATAAGAGATCAACCATAGGCCCATACACATCCCAATCCTTTCTTTTCCTGAGGCGTACGAGAAAATCAACAAACACTCGTAAGCTTCCTGCCAATAAAATTTCATGATAATGGAATCTTCAATGCATACTGGACATGAAACACAATGAACGAAAATATAACATTTCAAAGATGGTGCattgcaaagaaacaaaaaaaaatatacgcTGCATAATTCAAAGAAAGATTTATGGATAGAACAACACGCAGCTGGAGGATGTCTGCGTAAACTTTAGACAGGGAAATATGCACTTGAGTGGCCAGGGGGTAGAATATATaatgatgaaagaaaataagGGTGACACTCGTTTTCTTAAATATCCCTTCCCACATCACAACTTGATTTTAGATTACTGGTATCAAGCAATGATGGAACGGAGTCCTCCAGTTCTTAACAATAACTGGAtccattttttctcctttccttctctttaccATTCTTGGGACAATATCAGCAAGTTACTCTCAAGAACTACTGGGGGAAGCTTATGCGAAATTCAgtttcaaagaaaagaagaggaataACGAAGTTACAAAAGGTGTTCTATGAGGGGTATGAGAAAGGAGATACAAGGTATATGctacatttaatttatgacaAAACATGCATTGATCATTATAATGATGCAGAGTAGGAAACTACAGTTATTAAGAACTTGTTCCCTTGCCTTGAAGCATTACAATTACTGCAAATTAACATTACAATACAATATGTATATTCTTCAAGTCTCAGCAAACTTATAGTTTATTAAACTTGGTAGAAATAGAAACCACATACCGAACCACACTGTATTTGTTGTTGAACAACTTCATCAAATCCAATGAAGTACCACCTGCTTTACTATGAGcgataaagagagagagggagtcaGTGAGATTCAAGTTCTGACAATGTTTCACATTAAAATCATCTCAACATACACCCTCTTCCacaatgaaacaaatatttAGTAACAAGAATAAGATAAGACTTGTGAAAGAAACCTTGCAGGAACATATTCGGCACCACGACGTCCCTTTTTACTCATTCTGATTTCTCTTGCAGCAGCTACACTTTGAACTGCAGTCTGGCACAACAAGTAGCATATAGATATGGTAAATCGAAATGCATCCAActctaaccaaaaaaaaaaaaaaaagaagcaaaaacgGTAAGTATGCAGTAAAGGTTGTCACCTCATAAAGCTGTTCCCTAATAGCAAAGGCAACTGCAGGCTGCAAAGAATAAGGTAATGTTGGTCTTGAGGAATCAACATTTAGACGAATGAGATAGAGGGGAAGTACTGATAATAGAGTAGTAGCCTTGCTTACTCCAACTTCAGGGTCTTGAATACCCAAATCGTCGCAAAAGGTTTTAGCAAAGTCTTCGGGATCACTTTCAAAGTTGTTCATGTCCTGAAATTGACAATCAACAAAAGCATTAAAAGAAACAGATCCATAAAAACTGGTGGAAGAATATAGAGCATATGAACGAATACGAGTGAAACGAAGGTTAATTATTAGTAAGTGCTATCTTACCCACAAAAACTGATCCTTTATAAGAGTGTTATTCACGCGAAGATCAAGCTGAGATCGAAGAAACAAAGCAAAATCCTTCCATATTATAGCAAGCaaccaaaatcaaatagaaCAGTAAGACAGCGAACAATACTCGgtgcaagaaagaaagaaagaaagaaaaaccttaATAGGCACAATCTTGTCTCCAGTGTACAGCATATCTTGACCTTCATAGGATCGAAACTCGGCCAATTGCGTCTGatccaaataataataacaataacaatagaGATAAATTAAGGGTAATCTTAAATACATGCTTATGCTCTTATCAATTAAcagggaaataaaaaaaaggtgaagagGAGCTGGGCAGGACCTGTATGGATTGAACAATGTGCATAATAAAAGGAGGAGGAAGCTTCAAGTCTTTGACAGTTCTTTTAGCGAAGATGGTAATCTCAGAGTCTGGATCCGTGGGATTCCATGTGAAGGCATCTTTGTAACGCTGCTCCTCTAATTCTATGTCCAGACGAATTGGCACCAAGTTCTCCCTTGTTGGCCTGCTTCTTCCTCTCAGTTTCTAGTTATATCAAGAAATCTTGAAAGAAAccctaaagaaaaagaaaagggaaaagaaaaaaacttacacCCTGAACTTGACAGGCCCTTTTGAAGACGATGAAGGCAGCGCTTTCATCTCTCTTCTACAGTTTGAGTTCGAAGTCCGCAATCAAAGCAACAAAGCAAAACAGCCTTGTGAGCTGTACTGTAAACTCCCAGATCACCAAGACAGAAACTACTCTCGTCTTGTTTATGTTACTTTTAATGATAACTTGGGCCAACCTCAAATATAGCTCTAGAACTATTTGAGGAGTAtcactatatttattttcaattttacccttgaatagaaaaaactatagatttattataaaataacatttcttcatataaaaaaaaattataatttagattaaaatatgGATGAAATGCCTTGAAAAGGGATGTAAGTACTTAATTGAAAGTTTTCAGACGTAGAAAATAACTCTGATTTTTAGAAAAGTATCTccacagaaaattaaaaataggattttgtgttaaagaattatttttttccattcaaataattagaaaatgagtaagaaaaaaataattcaaaaacagcTTTCCAATTCTCTTTCggaaaataattacaatattatgtttacttttaataaactataataataatttttgtcttttcattacCTCTATATCATCGTTTAGCTTTCTAGCATAACTaccttttaattcattatttgaTAGGCCCTAGAGTAAAGCCCGAATCAAGGGCGGAGGAGAGTCCTTCTCTATAGTGccactttattttcttttcaatgctGAAAAaccataaagtatttttttaatgtaattatcaaacctttattaaaaaatatcccgtaaaattgaaaaataaaattacaataatgatgaaaaaaaataaaaaaataaagtagaatGTGAAACCATAAAGAATTGAATATGAATATaatgatagaga includes:
- the LOC7496492 gene encoding chromatin structure-remodeling complex protein BSH — its product is MKALPSSSSKGPVKFRVPTRENLVPIRLDIELEEQRYKDAFTWNPTDPDSEITIFAKRTVKDLKLPPPFIMHIVQSIQTQLAEFRSYEGQDMLYTGDKIVPIKLDLRVNNTLIKDQFLWDMNNFESDPEDFAKTFCDDLGIQDPEVGPAVAFAIREQLYETAVQSVAAAREIRMSKKGRRGAEYVPASKAGGTSLDLMKLFNNKYSVVRKRKDWDVYGPMVDLLSNEEVDALEAREERNARSMI